AAAAACAGGAAGAAAAAACGACAGCTAAAAATGAAAAAGCAGCACTATAGAAGAAATGACAGTAAATGCATCCTTAGAAACCAAATGAGGATACAAAGTTCAAATTATTTCAATGCGAATATAATCTGTATAATTTGTAGATTTCATCAAGTTTGAACTGAAACTGAATACTCTAAATCTCCCAACAGCAACATATGGTCACCCAAAGGCATTATTCTCTTTCCTTTCTCATTAGCAAAGCTAAGATGCATACATGGATCCACTAAGATCCTTGTTCTTGTAGATCTGTTTGAAACAGTATGCACACTGTTAAATCCCAGTAGCTGTTTATCTGGAGCTCCATCAATAACTTTAGGCAATCTAGAGAATAACATCACAACATGGCTTCCATCCATGTCTCCTACATTCATCACAGAGATTTCCACAAAGAATATTAATGAATCACAAGACTCTATCTCGTCGATGCTTATGTAACCAAGTTGGTTTTCTCCTAGGTGTAGTATGTTTTTATTGGATTTGGCTTTGAAAGATCCTGATAAgcttattttgtttggaactgcCATGAATTGGTAAGTGTAGCTGCTGTAGCTCAGGCCATGCCCAAATGGATATACCTGGCTTCCAGTGTAAAATCTGTAGGTTCTTCCAGGATAGCCACGAGAAGAATTTGCTCGCATTCTCATATCGTTCATGGGAACATTGGTGAAGGACTCGGGATACCAAGTCATCGGAAGCCTTCCACCTAAAAATTTTTGGATTAAAAAAAGCATTGTAAGCTTGATCGAGTCTTTAGATTTCATATACTTCAAAATTAAACCTCTGTCATGTAAGTTCATCATAATGATTATACTGCAGGAGCTACTCATTTTTAAGAACTAAAACTGAGCTGAAAATAGTTCCCTTTGGTGGCAGGTAAATTCAGTTCGTGAATCTTAAAAACCTACCCGGATTGACATCTCCAACGATGACTTCTGCAAGGGCTCTTCCACCAGCTTCCCCAGGGTATCCAATCCAGAGAATGCTTGCAATTTGAGGGTCTTTTTCAGCAAATGATACATCAAGGGGTCCACCGCCAGTGAGAACTAGAATCACTGGCTTTTTACTAGCAGCAGCCACATGGGAAACAAGAGCCATCTGTTTTCCCGGTAAAAGAAGACTAACTCGGTCAAGATCTTCTGTTTCCTGGGACAAATCAAGGCCAAGGATGAGAACAACAAAATCAGCATCTTTTGCCGTACTTGTTGCTTCATCAAAGCCAGCATCAGAATCACATGATGCGTTATGGCAACCAGTTGCATAATATGCCTTGTTTACGAACTCTTGAAATCCACTAAAGAGGCTCTTTGAGCTGCAGGGAATTCCTAGTCAACCAACAAACCACTCCTTAGCTTAAAGCCTAGAATTTGATTATAGTAACGATGTATACAAGTTCATCTGTAAATGAATATCATATACAGTTGAAAATACCTGTATAGCCACCACCCAATTTACTTGAATCATTCACCAGTGGACCAATAACAGCCAAGGAATAATCAGTACCCTTCTTTAAAGGCAGGAACTTCTTATCATTTTTAAGAAGCACAATACCCTGCCTGGCCGCTTCAAGGGCCAATTTCTTGTTTTTTGAGGTACAAACATCTTGAGGTCCCAACTTTCCATACTTCCCTTTTAAAGGATTCCCATTAAACAATCCAAGACGTAGTTGAACTGAGAAAAGATTGAGAAGTGCTCTGTCTATGTCTTCCTCTTGCACCTTTCCTTTTTTTATAGCTGAAATAGTATGTCGATACAAGAACGTTCCACAATTTATATCCGTTCCTGAAAATAACAGATTGATCTGTAAGTCTTTTATATGAAAACCAGAGACTAGTCATGTGCATTGGGAAAAATTCAACaaatttaaagaaagaaaaatgttaACGACCTGCTTTAAGAACATCAGCAACTGCATCTTCACTATTTTTGGTGTAATGCTGATATTCAAATACTGTGGCCACAGCATCACAATCAGAAGTAATATATCTGTACTTCATGCCATCAAGGTTTTGTACATATGAGGCTCATTCAATCAAGTGACTTAAGTTCTAACATCGCATTTGTCTATTCTATTATTAGAAGTTAGAACTCTGAAAATGTTATTACCCTTTAAAGCCCCATTTATCCCGAGCTATATCCAGGAGATCCTTACGAGCGCAGGCAGGAACCCCATTAACTTCATTGTAAGAACACATTAAACAGCTAGCTTTTCCTTCCTGAACACAACTCTTGAAAGGTGGCTGATACGTGTCCTCAAAATCTTGGTCCGTAATCTATGTTGTAAAATTACATAACAATTCCAGTTGAGTTTAGCTAGAATAATACATTTCATCAAAAGAATAAAATGTAAGCTAGAACAAACCAAACCAAGATGAGTTTAGCATATCATTTATCAAAAGAGGATAATTTAAGCTAAAACTAAGCAAACCCAGATGAGATTAGCCGACACTTTATCGAAGAAGGTATTTTTAACTAAAAACCGAATCAAACCCGGTTGAATTTAGAAAATATCTTGTCAAAAGAATATATATAAAGCTAAATCAAATCAAACCCAGTTGAAATTAGCAAACATTTAACAAAAAAGGAAACAAAGTTTTACCACAGCATTGAAGTTATATCTAGTGAAACCTTCCcacttctccaaatcataagCAGTCAAATGCTTACAACAAGCAGAGACCATTAGATCGTCACTCCCACCATCATCTTCCAAAACTCTCTTCTCCCCAAACCCCCCTCCAATTTCATCACCAATAGTTGATTTCCCTCCCTGAAAACCCTTCACGAACTCAACAGCATAAGCCGAAGCCACCAAGGGGTCCTCCCCCGGGGTTTCCTGGCCTCTCCCCCATCTGGGGTCCCTAAAAATGTTAATACTGGGTGCCCAAAACGTCAACCCAGCTTGCCCAACATTATACATCGCGCGAGCCTCCACCCCTATTGCCGATGCGATTCTGAACCAGAGGGTCCGATTGAAAGAAGCCACCGTCAGAAGCACTTGGGGGAAGCTGGTGGCGGACGAAACGACACCCTTGAAGGAGACACCGGGCCCGTTGGTGGCGATGCCATGGAGCGATTCGGACCACCATTCGTAGGGAGGGATACCGAGCCTTGGGATGGAGTGTGCGGTGTTGGTGAGCTGACCGATCTTCTCTTTGAGGGTGAGAAGTGAAACGAGGCACTGAGCTCGCGCGGAGATGGAGAGTGAGGTGTTGCAGAAAGGGTAGAAGCTATGGTTAGGTGGCTTACATGGGAAATGAGGTGTTGAGAAGTTGGAGATGGTGGAGTGgagtttgaagaagaagaaaaggaagaagagaagtCTGGAAAGAGTTGACATGTTTTGCAATTGTGTTGAGATGAGATCAAAGATAAGGAAGAGGCAAAGGTTGAGTTATTATTATAGTGCATGATTTTCTGTTTCTTATTTGAGTCGCAGTCTAATCTTACGTAAGTATGTGATTCGGTTTCAGTGAATTTATGTTCGGATAATATATAAGAATAAAGACTAAAGCGGTAGTTGTTCCTTATTTTAGTTTGTTTGGAGGTTTTTCTTTGCCGAATTTGAACTAATGACCCATTTGGGTTTTCGACAAAATGAATCAGTGAAACTGCAAGATGACTCTCGTATTCGGATCCTCCGTCGAGGATTATCTTCTCTTACTTCTTGTGATACCAATCACAAATTGCCCCCTCATCTAATATTTAGGGTTTGATTTCTATTGAGAAATTTCATTCATTGGAGCATCTCCGAATGCAGTGACAAAAATGTGGTGCAATATTATATTTagcatattttataaaaaatacttTAATGGTGTtgtaaaaaatatgtctaatttGACACATactaaaaattatattaaatttaacACAAAATATAACATGAACTAAatttatcatataaaaaaatgctacttttttatttatcatattgttactaattattataatttagtaGTTGATAATTAATAACCAATCATATATCATTTTTTATcaacttttttttaataataaattttttgGAGTACACaatttagattttaaaaataattaaaaaattaatttttgtatgttctcaataaatattaaaagaattattgatttttttgtattaatttgcATCTTATGCATTGGAGCACAATTGCAAATATTAGACCAAATATAACATTAACTCAttttttttgtgctaaatttggcacaaaatttaCATCTTGCATTGGAGATTgtctaattattatatatgtaggtAGTCTTTGAGTGACCTTTTAGTTTCTCTTGCTCTTTCTGAGGTTTCTATTGTTTCTCTGGTCAGATGACTACGCATGAGGGTACACAATTGGATATGGATGATATCTGTAATAGAAAAGTATCTTTGATGGTGGAGGATAATGAGGAGGAGTGGGAGACGAATGAACCATTGGAACTTATGAGTGATATGTCAGTGGTGGGAAGAGTGATAACTAGGCAGAAATGTAAGGAAAGTTTCTTAAAAACTAATTTTGGAAGAATATGGGAGACTAAGGTGGGCTAGAAAGTGAAAGTTTTTGAACATGTGGAAGGGAGTTCGATTatgggtttcacctttgaggatGAACGGCTACAGAAGAGGGTCATGAACAGATCTCCATGGTCCTTCAAAGGAGGCATCCTGATTGTTGAAGAATGGCTAGCATCAGGCAATTGGAAAGACGTGTTACTTCATCACATTGAGTGTTGGGTTAGAATGACAGATTTTCATCTGAAGGCTTTAACAAAAAATAATGTGGTAAGACTAGGAGGCATGGCTGGGGTTGTGTCAGACATAAAGTGGGATGATCCCCAGATTATCACGATGAAACAGGAAGTGAGAATAAAGATTAAGTTTCCCATTAACAAAGAAGCTTTTGTTGGGAGATATCTTCCAATGGAAGGTGGGAAACACTGGGTTCAATTTAAGTTTGATTATCTTCCCCTCCTTTGTTTTAACTGTGATTGGTGGGGCCACCATCAAAAAACATGTAACAAGGAGCAAGTTATGGTGCAAGATTTAAACGGGAACAAGGTGGCTTTTTATGGTGTCTGGCTAAATACATATGATGAACGGAAGAATTTTTTCAGTTGTAGCAAGAAAAAACAATTGGCAAATGTGGAGGTTGGGCCGTCATCAACGACGGCCGACAGTGTTAGGCAAGATGAAGAAGGTGAAGGGCCGAAGAAAGTTCAAGGGAAAGGAGAAGGTGTTAACATGCATGGGGTTCCTTAGTGCTCATTGGGGAAAGGGAAAGATCATTCTTTGATGGCTGCTCATAATTTAGACCAATGGAAAAACAAGGAAAGTCGGGAGAGCATGGAAATTGGTGCTAGTGAAAATCATATCAAGGGACAATTATCACTTAAAGGGAGCGGTAGTGGGGCTCGGCTGATTAGTCAGCAGGATGGATAGGTGGCAATTGAGAAAGTGTCAACTGGGCCATCTTTTCTTTGTCATATAGGTAACAAAGAAGGCTTGGATGGATTGGGTCAAAGGCCTTCTAAGCTTCGGGTAGGTAAGGAAAAGGAGATGGCCCTTAAAATGGTTGGGCTGATACAAGGTCAGAGGCCTTTAGTGGATAAGGCAAGTGGGCATGTGCCTTAGTATGAGAAGGCTAGTGATAAGACCCAGAAGAGAGGATGGAAAAGAGTTAATAGGCCAAAAAGTTCTGGGAATTATCTGAACCAGAAAAATAATGAGGCTACAAAAAATAACAGAAGAAGCAGAGGTGAGAAGGATGGGAGGGATGAGAGCTTGGATCAAAACTGTAAAAAACAAATGGTGGAAGAGACAAAGATTGATGGGAGTGGAATCAACCAACCTCTTCAGTTGTTGGTGTCGGTGACGTTCTTTGTTGGAAGCTCAACCTTGCCTTCAGATCAGAATCGAGGAAAGGGTAGGAAGAGAGAGTAGATCAAGGAAAGGGCTCGCAAACAAGGAAGCACAAAGAATGAGGGCATCATCATTTCAAAAGAGAATATTGCGGCTAATGGAGAAGGGACAAGCTCGATGGTGGAAGGAGGAGAGGCATTTTTGGGGGAGATTTTTCCTAATTTGGTGGATTGCTCTATTCCCACTTCTGAAATTGAATCGGTGCGCCTTGTTGAACAAGGTTGTCGGACACAATGAAGCTCTTTTGCTGGAATGTACAAGGGTTGGGGAACCCTGGTacattcaatattttaaaatccCATTGTGTTTTGTTGAAACCGGATATCATGTTCATTTCGAAAAGTAAATTGTCCCGAAGTCAAGCAGAAAATGTTACTCTAAGAAGTGGTTTTGACAATTTTTTTGCTGTTGATAGAGTTGGGCTAAGTGGAGGATTATTGTTGTTGTAGAATTCTACTTTAGAGGTTAGTGTCCGTAGTCACTCTGAATTTCATATTGATACTGTGATTTCTGGAGAAGGGGAGGTTGGTTTCCATTTTACTGGAGTGTATGGTAGTCCAGTGGCTGGAGATCGTATTCATACTTGGGATTTATTGTGTCGTATAGCTGACTCTATCCAGGGTCCATGGATTCTTGGAGGTGACTTCAATGAAATTTTTTGATGGAGGAGAAGAGTGGAGGCAGTATTCGGAGTGAGGAGGCAATGAATAGATTCCAAAGAGCTCTGGATTACTGCACTCTGGATGACATAACTAGACAGGAAAAAACTTCCACTTGGTGTAATGGCCATCAGGTTATTTTTGTCATGGAAAAACTGGATCGGGTTTTAGTCAACTTAGAGTGGAAGGATGTGTTTAAGGATTTTAAGGTTCAACACCTTGACTAGATGGGATCTGATCATAAAGCCATTGTCACTGAGTTTGGTGAGGATTCGCCTTCATTGGATAAAAGAGAAAAATTCAGGTCTCGATTCCACTTCGAGGAGGCCTGGTGTGAAGATGAGGAGTGTAAATGGATTATCGATGATAAATGGAATAATGGTGTTTTCTACAACAATCCTAGTGAGCTAAAACTGAAAACGAAGGGGTGCAAGGAAGATTTAAGGCGTTGGAATCATGAGATGAGGAAACAAATGAATGCTAGAATTGTTGAAGTTAATCAGAGAATTAAAGATTTGTCTCTCTCTATGGACCCCTGCAATTGGAAACTGCTCAAAATGGAGGAAAAAATCTTGAATTGTCTTTTGGAGAAAAAAGAAGTGTACTAGAGACAGTGGAGTAGAGCGGTGTGGTTAAAATGTGGGGATCGAAATTCTCGATATTTTCATCATAAGGCCTCttcaagaaagaagaaaaacaaaattgGTGGGTTGTTTAACAATGAGGGGATCTTTCAAAGCAAGGCTGAGAATGTTGAGAAAATTGTTGTTAATTATTTTCAGTCTTTGTTCAGATCAACTAGTCATTCTGATGATATCATTGATAGTGATATCAGGGGGATTCAACCGAAAATAATGGAGGCTATGAATGAGAGCTTGCTGGCTATGTTTACAAAGGAGGATGTCATCTCGGCTGTGAAGGGTATGAACCCTATAAAAGCCCTTGGGATTGACGGGCTCCCAGCCCTTGTCTTCCAGAAATTTTGGAGTTCGGTAAGGGGTGATGTTGTTAGAGTGTGACTAAAAGTGTTAAATGAGAATACCCCTCTTCACCAACTCAATGAAACCTTGATTACGTTAATCCCAAAGGTTGCTAAAGCTAATAAAATTGAAGAGTACCGTCCTATTAGTCTTTGCAACGTGGTGTACAAAATTGTGTCAAAGTGTTTGGTTGAGCGTATGAAAAGCTCTTTAATGGTGGCTATCTCAAACTCACAGAGTGCCTTTGTGTCGGGAAGAATGATCCATGACAATGAAATTATTGGATATGAAGGGATGCATTGTATGAGAAAGGATCGTTTTGGGAATGGAAAGAAAATGGCCTTAAAACTTGATACGTCGAAGGTGTATGACAGAGATGAATGGAGATTTGTGGAGCATATGATGTTGAAGCTGGGCTATCATGGTGAATGGGTCAAGAAAATCATGGGGTGTATCAATTATGTatccttttctttcttgttgAATGGGGATGTCAAAGGCAAAGTGATACCAGAGCGTGGCCTCCGCCAAGGTGACCCCCTCTCTCCTTTCATATTCATTCTTTGTGCTGAAGCTCTTTCTTGTTTGATCTTGGATGCTGAACAGAGAAATCTCTTAGAGGGCCTGTGTTTTGGTAGAAATGGTGTTAAAGTATCCCACTTATTTTTTGCTTATGACAACATTATGTTTCTCAATGCTCATGTTGATGAGTGTAGATCGATGAAAGAAATTCTTCATTGTTATTCTCTTGCTTCGAGCCAGGTGATAAATTTTAGCAAATCTGAAGTCTATTTTGGTAACAAAGTTGATGACTGCGCTAAGAAAGCCCTAGTGGAGTTTTTTGAGGTTAAATTACCAATCATTTTGAGAGGTATTTGGGTCTCCTAGGGTTTGTTGGTAGATCAAAAAAGGAGATTTTTAAATATATCAAATCTCGGATTCGGAATAAGATTAAGGGTTAGAAGAGATCGCTGTTCTCGGTGGCAGGCAAAGAGGTTCTGATAAAGGCAGTGGTGCAGGCTATGCTTAATTATGCTATGAACTGTTTCAAACTCCCATTGAATCTGATAAATAATATTCATAGTATTGCCGCTAAGTTTTGGTGGGGATCAACTGAGAAGAAAAGGAAAATTCACTGGTGCAAATGGGAAGTGTTGTGTAGAAGAAAGCTCAAAGGAGGTATGGGCTTCAAAGATATGGAACTTTTCAATAAAGCAATGCTTGCTAAACAATGTTGGAGATTACTAAGATTTCTTGATTCCCTTGTTGCTAAAGTCCTCCGATATAGCTACCATAATAATTGAGACTTCTTGCATGCGATGGTGGGATCTTCACCACCTTTATTTGGAGGAGTCTCCTTTGGGGGCAGCAAATAATCAAAATAGATGCGCGTTGGAGAATTGGCTGGGGAGAGGAGGTTCGGATAGTTGAGGATAAATGGCTGCCAAGACCCTTGAATTTTAGTGTTTTAGATAAACCCGAGTTGCCTCCTAGTGTTAGAGTGATTGACCTTAGGTGTGCTGATGGGGATTGGGATGTGAACTTTATCAGAAACATTTTCATTAATGATGATGCTAATTGTATTCTGGGTATTATTCAAGGAACCCTTGAGTCTAAAGATAAATTGATTTGGCATTATAACAAAAAGGGATAattgtggcaaaagtacccaaagtttgggttttgtacgcggcatagacccaaagTTTATTTTAGTGGCAAAACCCATAGTACCCAAAACTGTTATTCCGTTTGGTTCCGTTTGGTTTTCTCCATTTGTGGCTTCTGGGTGTACACGTGTACGCACCAGATAATTCAGAACATTTCCTAaaacaaatgaaaataaataaatgggaACTTTTGTTTTAAACCTTCCACTTCACATCAGATGAAGCCATTGCCGTAAAAAACCATTCGAACGTGGCTTAGGAAGCCATTGCCATCGACTTAATAATCCATCGGTCGAGGGTCTGTGGCATTTTAAATGGCAGCAAAAGGTTCATTTTCATCTTCTTCGGGTGTGCACAATCGAGGAAGGAATAGAGATGAGTTTGATTGTGTGAGCTGCGATTGTGGATTGCAATCAGTCGTGAGGACTTCATGGACCAAGCGGAATCCTGGGAGAAGGTTCAGAACTTGCTCCAGAGTGAAAGTAAgtttcaattttttgtttttgattGCGCGTTGCATTAGATGTTATAGtta
The genomic region above belongs to Humulus lupulus chromosome 1, drHumLupu1.1, whole genome shotgun sequence and contains:
- the LOC133834813 gene encoding uncharacterized protein LOC133834813, translating into MGSDHKAIVTEFGEDSPSLDKREKFRSRFHFEEAWCEDEECKWIIDDKWNNGVFYNNPSELKLKTKGCKEDLRRWNHEMRKQMNARIVEVNQRIKDLSLSMDPCNWKLLKMEEKILNCLLEKKEVSTSHSDDIIDSDIRGIQPKIMEAMNESLLAMFTKEDVISAVKGMNPIKALGIDGLPALVFQKFWSSVAKANKIEEYRPISLCNVVYKIVSKCLVERMKSSLMVAISNSQSAFVSGRMIHDNEIIGYEGMHCMRKDRFGNGKKMALKLDTSKVYDRDEWRFVEHMMLKLGYHGEWVKKIMGCINYVSFSFLLNGDVKGKVIPERGLRQGDPLSPFIFILCAEALSCLILDAEQRNLLEGLCFGRNGVKVSHLFFAYDNIMFLNAHVDECRSMKEILHCYSLASSQVINFSKSEVYFGNKVDDCAKKALVEFFEVKLPIILRGKEVLIKAVVQAMLNYAMNCFKLPLNLINNIHSIAAKFWWGSTEKKRKIHWCKWEVLCRRKLKGGMGFKDMELFNKAMLAKQCWRLLRFLDSLVAKVLRYSYHNN
- the LOC133806837 gene encoding probable beta-D-xylosidase 6, with translation MSTLSRLLFFLFFFFKLHSTISNFSTPHFPCKPPNHSFYPFCNTSLSISARAQCLVSLLTLKEKIGQLTNTAHSIPRLGIPPYEWWSESLHGIATNGPGVSFKGVVSSATSFPQVLLTVASFNRTLWFRIASAIGVEARAMYNVGQAGLTFWAPSINIFRDPRWGRGQETPGEDPLVASAYAVEFVKGFQGGKSTIGDEIGGGFGEKRVLEDDGGSDDLMVSACCKHLTAYDLEKWEGFTRYNFNAVITDQDFEDTYQPPFKSCVQEGKASCLMCSYNEVNGVPACARKDLLDIARDKWGFKGYITSDCDAVATVFEYQHYTKNSEDAVADVLKAGTDINCGTFLYRHTISAIKKGKVQEEDIDRALLNLFSVQLRLGLFNGNPLKGKYGKLGPQDVCTSKNKKLALEAARQGIVLLKNDKKFLPLKKGTDYSLAVIGPLVNDSSKLGGGYTGIPCSSKSLFSGFQEFVNKAYYATGCHNASCDSDAGFDEATSTAKDADFVVLILGLDLSQETEDLDRVSLLLPGKQMALVSHVAAASKKPVILVLTGGGPLDVSFAEKDPQIASILWIGYPGEAGGRALAEVIVGDVNPGGRLPMTWYPESFTNVPMNDMRMRANSSRGYPGRTYRFYTGSQVYPFGHGLSYSSYTYQFMAVPNKISLSGSFKAKSNKNILHLGENQLGYISIDEIESCDSLIFFVEISVMNVGDMDGSHVVMLFSRLPKVIDGAPDKQLLGFNSVHTVSNRSTRTRILVDPCMHLSFANEKGKRIMPLGDHMLLLGDLEYSVSVQT